CCACCAATCTGGCGCTTTCCCTGCTGGGCAGCCATAAGGTGGAAGTTGTTACGGGCGTCAATCTGCCCATGCTGCTGAAAGTTTTCACGTCACGTGACAAACAGCTGGATGAACTGGCCCAGCTTGCCGGCGAGGCCGGGGCCAAGGGCATTGTTGTGGCCGGCAGTATGCTGCGGAACAAAGCCCGCGACAAAGCGGGCGACTGATATATGTGGTTTCGTGTGGACAACCGCCTGGTGCATGGTCAGGTGATCGAGGCTTGGCTGCCGTATACCGGGACCAGACATCTGATTGTGGCCAATGACGAACTGGCTGCGGATATGCTGCGCCAGCAAATTGTGGAACTGGCTGTTCCCCAACGCGTAACCACCCATTTTGTCCCTGTGCGCGATTTGGCGGCCACGCTGGACAAGTGCGGTGAAGACAGTTTCGTGCTGTTCGCCAATTGCCAGGACGCCCGCCGGGCTTGCGACGACGGCATTGAAATGTCGGTGCTGAATATGGGCAATCTGCATTACGGACCTGATAAGTTGCAGTTGCTGCCCCATGTGGCGCTTTCCACGCAGGACAGGGAAGATTTGCGCATTATCAGACAACATCTTGTGCAACTGGACTTTCGCTGCGTGCCCACTGAAAACGTGCGAGGCTCTTATGATCAACTTCTCTGAGCTGATGCAGACAGGGCTTCCATACGCTTTTTTTTTGTCCTGGCAGGGGCGGTGCGCTCATCTTGTATTGTCGGCCTGCTGGACAGACCCCTCTGTTTGGCGCTGATCGCGGGCATCTGTACTTCTGACTGGGCTCTGGCCCTGTCCCTCGGCATTATTCTTGAACTGCTCTGGCTGGATGTGCTGGAACTGGGCAGCGTCGTGCCCCCGTTCGGCAGTCTGAGCTTTTTGCTGCTTTTTCCGTTGGCCGTGCATTTCGGTCTGAATCAGCCGGGAGAGTTGTTGCTGCCCCTGATTCTGGTCATGCTGGCCGCGTACTTGGGCGCTTTTCTGGAACGCAGTCTGCGTATTCATGAAAATCGGCTGGTGGACAGGGTTGAAGCCTGGTGCGCCGGTGACGGCTTTACGCTTGCGCCTGCGGGTGCGGTGTTGCGCGTCGCGCTGCTTCGGGCTTTCTTGCAGTTTTTATTGTATGCCCTGTGCTACGCCTTGTTGTTCTGTCTGCTTGCCGTGCTGACGGCGCGTCAGGCCCTGCCGCAGCTCTTGGTGCTGAACTGGCCCATGCTCTATGCGGCGGCCCTGATGGGGGCGGTGCTTTCGTTGCGCACGCACCGCGCCTATATGGTGCTGGTCGGCAGTCTGGGAACATTGGCTCTGCTGATCTGGGTCGAAGAGAAGGGACTGTTCTGAAGCCATACGACTTTCCATCGCTTTTCGCAGTCGCCCATTGTTTCGACATGCATGCATCTGCTAGGACCTGTTCTTGACATGCGCACCAAGAGCCCCTACAAGGGGGCAACGCGCTCGTAGCTCAGTTGGATAGAGCGATAGCCTCCTAAGCTGTAGGCCGCAGGTTCGATTCCTGCCGGGCGCACCAGAATTAAATCAAGGGGTTACGTCTCTTTTGGGCGTATCCCCTTTTCCTTTCTTGCGACCTGATTGCGACCAAAGGTCGCAAAGACAGCCTCCCAAATTTTTTCATTGCCGAACAATTTCCAGGTACCTGTGTCTGGCTGCTGCTCTCAGCTCGTTATCCATTTTTGGATGCGAGCCTGACAATT
This window of the Desulfovibrio porci genome carries:
- a CDS encoding PTS sugar transporter subunit IIB translates to MWFRVDNRLVHGQVIEAWLPYTGTRHLIVANDELAADMLRQQIVELAVPQRVTTHFVPVRDLAATLDKCGEDSFVLFANCQDARRACDDGIEMSVLNMGNLHYGPDKLQLLPHVALSTQDREDLRIIRQHLVQLDFRCVPTENVRGSYDQLL